A genomic window from Streptomyces sp. WMMC940 includes:
- the ffh gene encoding signal recognition particle protein, which yields MFDTLSDRLAATFKNLRGKGRLSEADIDATAREIRIALLEADVALPVVRAFIKQVKERALGAEVSQALNPAQQVIKIVNEELIGILGGETRRLRFAKQPPTVIMLAGLQGAGKTTLAGKLGLWLKGQGHSPLLVACDLQRPNAVNQLAVVAERAGVGVFAPQPGNGVGDPVQVAKESIEYAKSKVHDIVIVDTAGRLGIDQEMMQQAADIRDAVGPDEVLFVVDAMIGQDAVNTAEAFRDGVGFDGVVLSKLDGDARGGAALSIAHVTGKQIMFASNGEKLDEFDAFHPDRMASRILGMGDMLSLIEKAEQTFSQAEAEKMAAKLAKGPKEFTLDDFLAQMEQVRKMGSISKLLGMLPGMGQIKDQINNIDERDVDRTAAIIKSMTPGERTDPTIINGSRRARIARGSGVDVSAVKNLVERFFEARKMMSRMAQGGGMPGMPGIPGMGGGPGRQKKKQKQAKGKQRSGNPMKRKAEEQAAQARREQAGQGSPFGLPAGGQGAQDFELPEEFKKFMG from the coding sequence GTGTTCGACACCCTCTCCGACCGCCTTGCAGCGACATTCAAGAACCTCCGGGGCAAGGGCCGCCTGTCCGAGGCCGACATCGACGCCACGGCACGTGAGATCCGCATCGCGCTGCTCGAGGCCGATGTGGCGCTGCCGGTCGTGCGCGCCTTCATCAAGCAGGTCAAGGAGCGCGCCCTCGGCGCCGAGGTGTCCCAGGCGCTGAACCCCGCCCAGCAGGTCATCAAGATCGTCAACGAGGAGCTCATCGGCATCCTCGGCGGCGAGACCCGCCGGCTGCGCTTCGCCAAGCAGCCGCCCACCGTGATCATGCTGGCGGGTCTCCAGGGTGCCGGTAAGACCACCCTGGCCGGCAAGCTCGGTCTCTGGCTCAAGGGCCAGGGCCACTCCCCGCTGCTCGTCGCCTGCGACCTGCAGCGCCCCAACGCCGTGAACCAGCTGGCCGTCGTCGCCGAGCGCGCCGGCGTGGGCGTCTTCGCGCCCCAGCCCGGCAACGGCGTGGGCGACCCGGTCCAGGTCGCCAAGGAGTCGATCGAGTACGCGAAGTCGAAGGTGCACGACATCGTCATCGTCGACACCGCCGGCCGGCTCGGTATCGATCAGGAGATGATGCAGCAGGCCGCGGACATCCGTGACGCGGTCGGCCCCGACGAGGTCCTCTTCGTCGTCGACGCGATGATCGGCCAGGACGCGGTCAACACCGCGGAGGCCTTCCGCGACGGCGTCGGCTTCGACGGCGTGGTGCTGTCCAAGCTGGACGGCGACGCCCGCGGTGGTGCCGCGCTCTCCATCGCGCACGTCACCGGCAAGCAGATCATGTTCGCCTCGAACGGCGAGAAGCTGGACGAGTTCGACGCGTTCCACCCGGACCGCATGGCGTCCCGCATCCTCGGCATGGGCGACATGCTCTCGCTGATCGAGAAGGCCGAGCAGACCTTCAGCCAGGCCGAGGCCGAGAAGATGGCGGCCAAGCTGGCGAAGGGCCCCAAGGAGTTCACGCTCGACGACTTCCTGGCGCAGATGGAGCAGGTCAGGAAGATGGGCTCCATCTCCAAGCTGCTCGGGATGCTGCCGGGCATGGGCCAGATCAAGGACCAGATCAACAACATCGACGAGCGCGACGTCGACCGTACGGCGGCGATCATCAAGTCGATGACGCCCGGCGAGCGCACCGACCCGACGATCATCAACGGCTCGCGCCGGGCCCGCATCGCCCGCGGTTCCGGTGTGGACGTCAGCGCCGTGAAGAACCTGGTGGAGCGGTTCTTCGAGGCCCGCAAGATGATGTCGCGCATGGCCCAGGGCGGCGGCATGCCGGGGATGCCCGGCATCCCCGGCATGGGCGGCGGACCGGGCCGTCAGAAGAAGAAGCAGAAGCAGGCCAAGGGCAAGCAGCGTTCCGGCAACCCGATGAAGCGCAAGGCCGAGGAGCAGGCCGCCCAGGCCCGCCGCGAACAGGCCGGCCAGGGGAGCCCGTTCGGGCTGCCTGCGGGTGGCCAGGGCGCCCAGGACTTCGAGCTCCCCGAGGAGTTCAAGAAGTTCATGGGCTGA